The Neoarius graeffei isolate fNeoGra1 chromosome 1, fNeoGra1.pri, whole genome shotgun sequence region ctttaagcgttcttttagctatgccacatctttgtgctgtatatggtcatGGTCACAACAGTATtcatgaccgtggcacgttccgattcttttagaattccgtccgtgattcagaaagagggtgaggaaacactgaggcttagtatgaagaggagacgaggggatcaggacacttcgtccaatagttaggacatttcgtccaaagcctttttcatacgcacctactgtatcaattattttatatttcaggtattccggtgttcGCGAACGAAAGCCCCGCGAGAGCGCTGCtccgcgcctaaagatttaacatgatctagccagctttaaaaatgaataactcTGACAGTGGAGctcacagcgaagccaaatttgaCTGGCTCCTCCCTCTAAGCCTTCCCCTTGGAAAGAGCATGGTCTTGGGTCAATAGGGCCGCGCCTCGACCCAGGATTCGTGAACGAAGCCCCTGCGAGAGTGGTGTACcgcacctaaagatttaatatgatccagccagaaACAGACATGCAAtcaagcagcctgcaatgacaagggagttaactcatcccagggtcagcaagtggcacgggcctACATGGTTACCCCCTTAGAATGCTCTTTAGTGTTGAAGCGCACGTACTATggtactcatttgctttacaaaaatgtgttttgctttggtcaaattccattgagaattcctccttttttcaaacaaatacctgaaatataaaatgactgatagtgcgtatgaaaaaagactttggacgaaatgtcttaactattggatgatgAGGCATTGgacaaaatgacctgtattcgtatTCAATGGTCGGTAGAACCATCTTATCTTCAGttaagtctgactttttttaaaataatatgggtcaaaaccacacatctatcttctctttgtatcgaatcttcgcttgatcattcaaatcgtggtaatactgagaaaattcagcattgtttacagacacgctttcagtggctgccatcctagttgctttgtatatccaccatcatggcggacgctcatgacgtagcacattttgatcacttggttgcaagtcatctatagatgatggatggatattcatatattatttatataaccTATAGGTATATTACAAATATATTATTTTCTTTAATAAATGTTTTGAAAATTGAATGTTTTAATTTCTTGTCCTTTAAATTCAGAAATGTATGTCTGTTTGCAGACGAGTGAAAGAACCTCCACTGGTGAAAGGTTGGCCTTTTTTTGGTGTAATTCTGGATTATGGTAAAAACCCACTGGGCTTCCTGCAAGCAGCTCAACAAAAGTATGGAGACATCTTTACATGCCAGCTTGCAGGGAAGTACTTCACCTTCGTCACAGATCCTTTCTCCTTCTCTGTGGTGATGCGCCAGGGGAAAAACCTCGACTTTCACAAATTCGCCATGGCTTTCTCTCAGCGGGTGAGGCACACATACAATAAAGGGCCATTGCAGATTTAAAAAAGTTTGAGTGAATAGTTCTATGTGCCTTTGTTGAAAAGATTTCCTCTGCAAGTTAATTATGACCTTGAATGACGCCATCTCTCCTCGTACTCCTTCACTTTTACCCAATTGCGTGCCTTAGTAATGCTAATAAAGAGTGCCCAGAAACACCGCCCCCAGCTTTGAAAGGTGCACAGCAAGTGGTTCTGTGAAAATTGAATGAAATACTTCCTGTGACCTTCCTAGTTCCTTATCTGAGAGATGTATTTTGATTACAGTGTGATTTTCAGAGGCTATTTTGAAATGTCTAGTAAGCTAATATAACATCAAATGAGAAGTCCTGATGCCTGCACAAGTCCAGACACTAGATATAAGGCTAATACTGTACAGGACATTGTAGAATCACAATATATTTTTATTGGGTGAggtcgttgttgttgtttgttaaattataaattattctCCCTATATTCAAATACCTCCTTTTCAGGTGTTTGGTCATGCTGATTTTACATCTCCACTGTTCAGCGAAAGCTACCGAGAAGTGCACTCACTCTTCAGGCAAACATTACAAGGTCCATCTCTTCAGCAACTTAGCCAGAACATGCTTGGTAATCTGCAGACTGCTTTCCAGCACTGCCTGCCAAGTGAGAATGACTGGAAAGAAGAGGGTTTACAGTGCTTCACCACGCACATCATGTTTGAGGCTGGATTCATCACACTTTTTGGTAAGAAGCCAGGGTTTCTTCAAGCAGAAGGAATGGGAGCTATTGGAACATGCATGCAGAAGGTGAAGCAGGATTTCTTGGCATTCGATGGGGCTTTTCCTGCACTGGCGGCTGGTGTGCCTATCACACTGTGCAGGCGTGCATGGAGAGCGAGAGAAGCATTAGCTAAGGGATTCCTGCACAGGGAGCTTCACTGCAGGATGTGCATCTCTGATCTGATTCAGCGCAGGATGGACGCCTTCAGTCGCATGCACTTGGATGAGACCGGGATAGcacgcacacacgtatgcatgcTCTGGGCTTCACAGGCCAACACATTGCCTGCTGCATTTTGGAGTCTCTACTTTACACTGAGGTAGCAAACACAATGTCCTGACGAATGATTTCACTGCATATTCAAAGTAAGTTTATTTGTATGGATTTACTTTTGACGATGTCTGGCATGTATTTTGGCTCTCAGAAATCCAGAAGCTTTTGTTGCGGCTCGTAAAGAAGTTGACCTGATCTTGACACAATTGCCAAATGACAAGCCAATCAACCTGTCCAAAGACCAGCTGGAATCCATGACTGTGCTTGGTAGGTCATATTAATGATTATACACACTGGGACAAGAAAATTGGCCCAAGGGTCTTGACCATATGTAAAATGCTGTCTCCAAGTTTACCCTGAAAAATGTGATGGAAAAGCAATTCCTTACTTAATTAACTTAGAGTTTTAGTTACATAAAACCcacatacattaaaaaaaacaacttattACAGTTTTGGAATATTAGAACAAGACAAGCCTGCTGTGCATGAAActgtttctcttttaaaatgcttGAACCACCAAAAATAAATTCATTAGTCTGATTTATTGAATGAAAACAATTTTGCAATCTGGGACCATGTGCAAATAATAAGTATAGTGTGTCATGTGAAAGACACCGGAACAGACTGACTCACTCTGACGTATTTCTGTAGTTATAGGAAAGAAGcaactaaaaatataaaatgatgATTTGGATAATTTGGAAGCACTTTTATGCAATGCTTATAATGTGAAAAGGCCATGAGCAGTTTTCACATTTCACCCTAGGTTATGACAGAATAcgacattggaaaaaaaaaatctcgtaatGTTTCACAATGGCAAGTCAGAAATCATAAGTAATGTTTCACCTTAATTTTGAACACTTTCTGGCTTATTATTACAGCAGTCCAAAACATTTAGTTTGAATGTTACATGAGCTATGGGGAAAATAAATAATAGCAATTCTGCCCATGAATAAGAGGAAGTAAGGAATGATTAGTCAAGTCAGTTttctttgtatagcgcttttaacagcagacattgtcgcaaagcagctttacagaaaatttaaaggctttaaacatgagataaTCTTATCCCTGTTGAGCAAGTCTGGCAAtgctggcaaagaaaaactcccccagacgacacgaggaagaaaccttgagaggaaccagattcaaaagggaacccatccttatttgagtgataacagacagcatgattataaaaatttaattctataactgtgtcctatatcctCCTGgcaaccaagaaaaaaaaaaagtctttcaatttctcttttgttgtgattttccttactaggaatttcccagcaaccctcctagtcacatgatatatcattggaaagcccaggatgtactctttacaagacaccaggattcaagtgaatagcttgaaagagtaagagggtgtgcatgtaaaacaaatgtgaactacagaggacacaagtctatgggttggttctcagaagGATATAGTCATAAAGTATATTTGTGGGGGGAGGAGGGAGGAGAATGAGAAAACACAGGTtatgtatgcccagtgtcacctaattactaagaacagtatacgttttgcactgagtgcaagcagggactccagcaaaactaactatgacagcataactaaaagggggagccagaaggtaacacagacgtgagggagccctgggacataaagtggccagcatccatacatcccagtttacgaaaacactctatgcctgaggatgctccagatctactcctttacctaataaaactattaacagaAAGCTTGTGTTtgaaaacagatatgttttcagcataGACTTAAACGCTAAGACTGTGTCTGAGTGCCGAACACTACTTGAaaggctgttctataactgtggggctttgtaagaaaaggctccaccccctgatgtagccttcactatacaaggtaccagcagatagcctgcaccttttgagctaagtaggcatggtgggtcataaaggaccagaagttcgctctggTACAATACaaagtgcaagaccattcagtgctttaaaggtgtcattccatgACAAACcatttaatacttgctctttttgaaataccataggtcactccgagttgcatatgcatgctgcacactacaccagTAGatatgtggtgaagtgttactgagcaaaactccattcatttgaatggggccaaaaatcaatggaagcctatggaggggaaaaaaggatgtgtgaaaaccaagaaaaagatgagtgcaggtctcagatgaggggatggatatgtgtggggacttgccctgagccatcatatgaagtctcttgaagtttggtcactcagttaaaaaaattgacggagagtgaaagcttttttcccaaaacgccattcattttcaatgggtccaaaaatgaatggaagtgaatgggtgaaaaagtggggcatgaaaagaaaggaaaaaaatgagtgcaggtcagaaccgaATGCATATATGTgtctggggagttggcctgaggtatcacgAGGTTTGGTGTGTCTGCGATGAAGCGTGTCCGagcaggacgattcgattcatgagccctattcattctctatggggaaaaaatgacaagaatgagagaacaggtgtgtcgatccaaaagctgaaaacaagcacgccattccagatcgggccctacgtttcagcgttggaacagtgtctatctcgaaagccctaggaggaggagtggatccaaaaaacgggtgaaacggaataataataataaaaataaaacttaagaagaataatagtgtgcttttgcaagcacactaataagtaTCCATTGTTTaaagtcctttacacattcctcaattttattaagctggtgtttctcatctggctttgcagaaacgtacaactgtgtgtcatcagcataacagtggaaactaataccatgcttatgaataatattacgCAGAAGTAACGTGTATAAAGGAAAAAGTCATGGGCctcagacagaaccttgtggaacaccaaaatttatctcggtatgtctagaaaaatcaccatttacatcaacaaactgataacgatcagttaaataagacctcagCCAGGAaaaggccgttcccttaactcccacaacattaactagtctatccaggagaatggaatgatcaatggtgtcaaaggctgcactaagcctCAAATGGGGATTTTCCATAGAAGGTAAAATTAGAAGCATGTACTCTTTTGTAGCTTATACAAATTTGTTTCACCTTGGGCTTGTGGTGATTTTATATAGAGGTCAGCAGTAAATAACTACATTTAGAGACACATTTATGTCCTGAAAAGCTTCTTGCTTAAGCTTTACAACTCTGTGGCCCCATGCATGAACCTGATAacccacatatttttaaaaatgagaaaattgAATCTGAATATAATAATCCGTAAATTTGATATCAGTCAACCAGACATAGATTTGAGGTTTGTAAGGGTTTCATTAACATGTCTCCAGTTAGTCTGAAAATTGCACTGGTGAAAATTTTAAACAGCTAAGAAAAATACAGATATATGTATATGAGGTGAATATCCCCAATGAAGAATCTGGTGCATGAACCTGACAACCCTCAGGTTGTCAGGTTCATTCACGGTAAAACATTTAAAAAGTAGCATTACTACTTGGTTACAAAGTAATACTTTATTAactgcaaacaacaacaacatggttTCAAATGAAACAACTGAATAATGAAGAAACTTGTGAAATCATCTAGTTTTAAGCCTTCCACGGCTAGTTTATATGGTATAGGCCCCAATGGCATTGCACACCGGTCCATATACTATGTCTTCTGAGGCACATCACAAGCGTATGAAAGACAACCTGCAAAA contains the following coding sequences:
- the LOC132893929 gene encoding cytochrome P450 7A1 isoform X2 codes for the protein MATWILVFLVGVCFLLARVCGSRTRRVKEPPLVKGWPFFGVILDYGKNPLGFLQAAQQKYGDIFTCQLAGKYFTFVTDPFSFSVVMRQGKNLDFHKFAMAFSQRVFGHADFTSPLFSESYREVHSLFRQTLQGPSLQQLSQNMLGNLQTAFQHCLPSENDWKEEGLQCFTTHIMFEAGFITLFGKKPGFLQAEGMGAIGTCMQKVKQDFLAFDGAFPALAAGVPITLCRRAWRAREALAKGFLHRELHCRMCISDLIQRRMDAFSRMHLDETGIARTHVCMLWASQANTLPAAFWSLYFTLRNPEAFVAARKEVDLILTQLPNDKPINLSKDQLESMTVLESIIKEALRLSSASIMIRVASDDFILRLDSGQEAAIRKGDYIALYPRLIHLDPDIYPNPLEFKYDRFLDEEGQRQSQFFKNGRQMKHYLVPFGSGASECPGRFFAMNEIKLFLMLALWHYDLQLSEPHVTLPPDRTRAGLGILPPSQDVLLRYRARADRFTERSQE
- the LOC132893929 gene encoding cytochrome P450 7A1 isoform X3 — translated: MATWILVALLAIGVSFLLLRACGSRTRRVKEPPLVKGWPFFGVILDYGKNPLGFLQAAQQKYGDIFTCQLAGKYFTFVTDPFSFSVVMRQGKNLDFHKFAMAFSQRVFGHADFTSPLFSESYREVHSLFRQTLQGPSLQQLSQNMLGNLQTAFQHCLPSENDWKEEGLQCFTTHIMFEAGFITLFGKKPGFLQAEGMGAIGTCMQKVKQDFLAFDGAFPALAAGVPITLCRRAWRAREALAKGFLHRELHCRMCISDLIQRRMDAFSRMHLDETGIARTHVCMLWASQANTLPAAFWSLYFTLRNPEAFVAARKEVDLILTQLPNDKPINLSKDQLESMTVLEVSTRENYPSGLYTAAVLRFFRLITPKSRSHGRNVCPESDQASRWSAAISCFFREYYQGSSTPIKCFHYDSSCK
- the LOC132893929 gene encoding cytochrome P450 7A1 isoform X1, with amino-acid sequence MATWILVALLAIGVSFLLLRACGSRTRRVKEPPLVKGWPFFGVILDYGKNPLGFLQAAQQKYGDIFTCQLAGKYFTFVTDPFSFSVVMRQGKNLDFHKFAMAFSQRVFGHADFTSPLFSESYREVHSLFRQTLQGPSLQQLSQNMLGNLQTAFQHCLPSENDWKEEGLQCFTTHIMFEAGFITLFGKKPGFLQAEGMGAIGTCMQKVKQDFLAFDGAFPALAAGVPITLCRRAWRAREALAKGFLHRELHCRMCISDLIQRRMDAFSRMHLDETGIARTHVCMLWASQANTLPAAFWSLYFTLRNPEAFVAARKEVDLILTQLPNDKPINLSKDQLESMTVLESIIKEALRLSSASIMIRVASDDFILRLDSGQEAAIRKGDYIALYPRLIHLDPDIYPNPLEFKYDRFLDEEGQRQSQFFKNGRQMKHYLVPFGSGASECPGRFFAMNEIKLFLMLALWHYDLQLSEPHVTLPPDRTRAGLGILPPSQDVLLRYRARADRFTERSQE